The following is a genomic window from Dioscorea cayenensis subsp. rotundata cultivar TDr96_F1 chromosome 10, TDr96_F1_v2_PseudoChromosome.rev07_lg8_w22 25.fasta, whole genome shotgun sequence.
TTCATGCTTTATGCCTTTTTGATGACAGAAATCTTGGAATTCTTTTGACATGAATTCACCCCCTCTATCTGTTCTAAGAATCTTCAATTTACATCCTGATTGCCTTTCAACAAGTGACATGAATTTCTGAAAATTACTGAAGACTTCATGcttaaatttcaatatatatacccAAGACATCCTAGAAAAATCATCCACAAACGAGCAAGAAATATTTACCTCCTTCAATTGCTTCAGTTTGCATTGGCCCACACATCGAGCATGAACCAACTGAAGCCTGCTCTTAGCTCTCCATGATTTTCCAGAATTGAAAGGCAATCTAGCCAGTTTTCCATATACACACTCCTCACAATGACTAACTTTATGTATTTCAGGCAAACCCATCACCATTTCCTGTTGTGCTAGCTTCTGCAGACCTTGAAAATTTAAATGCCCATATCTTTGATGCCATAACAAAGACACATCCTCTTTTCTACTAACCAGATTGACTTGCTCACATTCTGAAGAGAATTCTAAAGGATATAAATTGTTACTCTTTACGTGAAGTACTAACATCGACTCACCGCTTCATTTAATATCTTACACCAATTCTTCTTGAATATAACTTCATAATCACAAGTTGTCAATCGCCCAATACTAATCAAATTGTGAGCCAAGCGAGGAACATACTTTACATTATGAATCGACTTTTTAACTCCTTGCATCATAACTGAGGCCGATCCTTTTTCCTAACACCTCAACATCTCTATCATTGCCCAATTTCACTGTGTGCTTCACTGATTCATCTAAActgtgaaataaatttttatcaccTGTCATATGATTTGAGCATCCGCTATCCAGCAACCAAAGTGAAGAAATAACTCTATCATCACCTCCATGAACAAGGAACAAACTTCCATATTCATTAGTACTTGCATCATCTTGAGAATTAGAACTAGAACCCTTTTCAAAATTCCTGTTTTGCGACCAACAATGAGCCTGTGTGTGCCCATACCTCTTGCAGTTAAAACACTGAATATTCTGTAAACCTCCTTTACTGAATCTCTGTCCACCAAACTGCCTTTGGCCTCTTGAAAATCTTCCAAATGGCCTTGAACCAGTTCTGCCTCTCTGCCATGTATTATTATCAGTAGCAAATTGCTGCCTTTGTTGTTGCACAACCTGCCTTTGAACACCTCTTCCTCTAGAATTATCTTCAAATCTTCCTCTACCTCTGAAAGGTCTTCCCCTTCCTCTCATTCTACCACCTCTTGAATTATCTTGAACTACAAAAGCCTCATGTTTCTCAGAAATCTGATTAAATCTTGCTTCATGAGCTTGTAAAGACCCACTCAATTCATCCAAAGTCATTGTCTTCAAATCTCTAGCTTCTTCAATAGAGGTCACAGCATGCACAAACCTTGTAGATAGACTCCTCATAACCTTTAAAACTACATCAACTTCCTTTAATTCACTTCCCATACCTCTAATTTGATTCACCACTGCCAAAACACTTGTAATATAATGTTGAATTGATTCATCTTCCCTCATCTGAAGTAAATCAAATCTTTGCCTCAATGTTTGCTGTCTTACTGAAACCATCCGAGAAGTCCCTTGATTTTCTTCCTTTAAATGATCCCAAGCTCCTTTTGCTGTCTCAAACCTCACCAACCTGTGAAGAATTGATTCATCAACTGCTTGTTGCAACAAGAAAAAAGCCTTTGCATCATCTTCCATCTCTTTCTCAGTTGGCTTCTTCTCTTCACTAAAACCCTCTTCTACAATTTTCCACAGCCTCTGGGATCTGAAAAAAGTCTTCATCCTAAAACTCCAGTGTTCATATCCTTCTCCTTTGAAAATTGGCAGTAAAGCATGAGAAATCTCTGGGGTTGGTGTAGATGAAGAACTAGATGCCATTTCCTTTTACCTTGACACAATTTACACTCCACACACTGTCAAAACACTCTCACAAATCTTACCAGAATAAAAACACCACAAAACCTCAACAATCACTCCAAAAAACTTCTCAACATCAAATCTCACAACTGAAATACCACCTCTTAACTCACCTGCAAACTAACACCAACAACTCTCAC
Proteins encoded in this region:
- the LOC120270743 gene encoding uncharacterized protein LOC120270743, translating into MASSSSSTPTPEISHALLPIFKGEGYEHWSFRMKTFFRSQRLWKIVEEGFSEEKKPTEKEMEDDAKAFFLLQQAVDESILHRLVRFETAKGAWDHLKEENQGTSRMVSVRQQTLRQRFDLLQMREDESIQHYITSVLAVVNQIRGMGSELKEVDVVLKVMRSLSTRFVHAVTSIEEARDLKTMTLDELSGSLQAHEARFNQISEKHEAFVVQDNSRGGRMRGRGRPFRGRGRFEDNSRGRGVQRQVVQQQRQQFATDNNTWQRGRTGSRPFGRFSRGQRQFGGQRFSKGGLQNIQCFNCKRYGHTQAHCWSQNRNFEKGSSSNSQDDASTNEYGSLFLVHGGDDRVISSLWLLDSGCSNHMTGDKNLFHSLDESVKHTVKLGNDRDVEVLGKRIGLSYDARS